ACGAGTCGCTGGGCCAGACACAGCCGACGCCCGCGGGCGAGCACTGGGTCGGGTACATCTCGCCGGTGGTCGGCCAGGCGACGGCGCCGAGCGAGACGCCGGAGGACGTCGCGTCCGGGCTGCAGCGCGTGGCGACGACCAAGCTCACGGAGGACCCGAACGCGCCCGCGACCGGCGCCGGCGACTGGTCGGCGAGCGCCGACTTCACGCTGTCGCGCGGCCCGGGCGGGCTGCCCGCGCCGGCGACGTTCGCGCACGCGGTGCTCGGCGGCGTCCGGATGGCCTACCCCCAGGACATCTACGACGGCGTCGACCCGACCGGCTTCCACGACCCGGCCGAGGCGTTCGGCCTGCAGCTGCTGGACACGCGGCCGGTCGACTGCCAGGAGGTCCGGTCGTGGCCGTTCGAGACGTTCCTGGGGCTGAGCACGTCCGGGCTGCAGGAGGACCCGTACGGCGAGCCGCTGCTGCCGACGACCTCGTGCGGCGGCGCCTCGGCGGGCGGGGCGCTGGCGCTGAAGGACCTGCGCGGCTCGGGTGACACCGTGACGGTCGGCGCGGGGCAGACCGCGACGGTGCCGTTCACGCTGCGCTACGTCGGCGATCCAGGGCCGGCGTTCGCGCTTTCGGCTTCCACCGCGCTGCCGGGCGCGCCCGCCGCGGTCGTCGCGCCGGGCACGCTGACGCCGGGCGCCGCGGGCTTCCAGAGCGCGACGGTGACCGTGCCGGTCCCGGCCGGGACCGCGCCGGGCGACTACGCCGTGACGCTGACCGCGACGGTCGGCGGGCAGACGCGCGTGGCGACCGGGACGATCACGGTCGGCGTGCCGGGCGCGGGGACGACGAACGCCAACACGTCGCCGAACCCGACCGGCCTCGAGGACGACAACAACTCCGGCGGCGTGTCCGCCGCGTCGGTGACGAGCAGGCAGCGCATGCTCGAGTTCCGCGGGCTGGATCGCTCCGGCCTCGGCCCGGACCACCGGTCGGTCAACATCGGCGACGTCATCTGCCACAAGACGACCGAGGCGTGCGGGTGGGTGTCGTGGCAGCTGTCGGTGCGCTGGGAGGCGCTGCACGCAGGCGCCGAGGTGGCGCGGGCGTCGGCGAAGCAGCGGGTCCGGATGGTCGTGCTCGGGAGCGGGACGCTGAGCGTGCCGGCGGGCGCGCGGCGCCACATCAGGGTGCGGCTGCCGCAGAGCGTCGTGAGGGCGATCGCCGGCGGCGAGGTCCTGCACGCGGTGGCGGCGGTCCGGCCGGCGCGCGACCGCGTCCCGGTCACCCACCGGATCGACCTGCGCCGCGGGTGAGGTGCGGGCACGTGTAGCGTGCCCGCCTTCGCCATGCCTGACGTCGAAGAACCGAAGCTCTACCTGCAGCAGAACCAGCCCGAGGGCGTGCCGCCGCTGGCCCTGACCGGCGAGCGCACGCTGCCCGACGTGCCGGAGGAGAACTACTGGTACCGGCGCCACCTGGTGGTCTACGAGTGGATCCGGGAGCGCGTCGGCGGGCTCAAGGTCATCGACATGGCCTGCGGCGAGGGCTACGGGAGCATGGTGCTCGGCGGGAGCGCCCGGGAGGTCGTCGGGGTCGACGCCAACCCGGAGGCGCACGAGCACGCGAAGGCGCGGTACACCACCAACAACGTCCGCTTCGCCCGCGACCTGGTCGAGACGTTCGACGAGCCCGCCGACGCCGTCGTGTTCCTGCAGACGATCGAGCACGTCCAGAACCCGGACGAGATCCTGGAGCGCTTCAAGACGCTCGTCGGCGCGTCGCCGTCGCCGGTCGTGATCGTCTCGACGCCGAACCTGCTGACGCTCGCGCCGGAGGGCGCCGAGAAGTCCGAGAACCCCTGGCACGTCAAGGAGTACCGGCCGGAGGAGTTCCTGAAGCTCTGCCGCGACCACTTCGGGACGGTCGAGTTGTACGGGTTGTTCCACGCCCGCAGGCTCAAGGTCCACGAGCTCGCCATCAAGAGGCTCGGCTGGGACTCGATCCACCGGGCGCTGAGGATCACCAAGCCGTTTTACGACCGCTTCACCCCGGCGATCGCGGCGAGCGACTTCGTGCTCAGCGCGGACCGTTCCCTCGACGGCGCACTCGACTTCGTGGCGGTCTGCCGGCCGTGAGCGAGGGCCGCCTCGCGATCGTCCTGCACTCCCACATGCCCTACGTGGAGGGCTTCGGGACGTGGCCGTTCGGCGAGGAGTGGCTGTTCGAGGCGGCGGCGACGGTCTACGCGCCGTTGTTGAAGGTGTTGGATGGGCCGGGTGGCGAGCGGGTGACGCTGTCGGTCACGCCGGTGCTGGCCGACCAGCTTGGTGCTGTCGGTGTCCACGAGCGCTTGTTGTCGTTCTTGCGCGACCTGCGCGTGACGACGCACGCGCTGGACGCCGAGGGCTGCCGCACGACCGGCGAGCCGGCGCTCGGCGACGAGGTCGAGCGGGCCGGGCAGGACTACGCGGACGCGGCCGACGCGCTGGAGGCGCTCGGCGACGGCGGCCTCGCCCGCGCGCTGCTGCGCCACGCCGCCTGGACGTCGTCCGCGACGCACGCGGTCCTGCCGCTGGTCGCGACCGACGCCGGCGTCCGCCTGCAGCTGCGCGCCGGGATCGAGGCGCACCGCGCGCGCCGCGGCGACCTGGGGTGGGGTGGGGGCTTCTGGCTGCCCGAGTGCGCGCACGCGCCGTGGCTGCACCCGCTGCTCGAAGAGGCCGGCGTCCACGCGACGTGCGTCGACCTCACCGACGTCCTGCCCGGCCACCGGACCCCGCTCGCGACCTCCGACGGCCCGCTGCTCGTGCCGCTCGACCGCGCGACGATCGAGCTGGTCTGGAGTCCCGGCGGCTATCCGGCGGCCGCGGCCTACCGCGACTCGCACCGCCGGACCACCCACCATCACAACCCCTGGGCCAACGACGGCGCCGTCTACGACCGCGACCGCGCCCGCGAGCAGGCCGCCGCCGACGCGCGCGACTTCGTCCAACGCGTACAACAACGCACCGACGACGGCTCGCTGTCGGTCTGCGCCCTCGACACCGAGCTGCTCGGCCATCACTGGTACGAGGGCCTCGACTGGCTCTCCGCCGTGCTCCAGGAGAGCGAGCGAGCGGGCCTGGAGATCCTGCCGCTCGACGCCGCGGCCCACGCCGTCGCACCGGCGAAGGCGCCCGACGACCTCCCGCCGACCTCGTGGGGAGAGCCCCGCACGCTCTGGACCTGGGACGGCCCGCAGGTCGCCGACCTCGCCTTCTCGACCCGCGACGCCGAGCTGCGCACCCTCACCGCCGCCCTCGCGGGCACCGTGGATCACCGAGCGGTCCGCGAGCTGCTGGCGCTCCAGTCCTCCGACTGGGCCTTCCTCGCCACCCGCGACATCTCCGGCCCCTACCCGCTCGAACGCGCCACCGCCCACCTCGCCGCGCTCGACGCCGCCCTCGCGTCGCCCGGCAGCACCGAGCCGGAGCTCCGCGCCCTGGCCCCCTTCGCGGACCCCGCGATGCTGCTCGTCCCCTAATGCCGTACGGCGTGCATCTGTCCGCCGGACGACATATAGGTATTGGATGCCGCGTCTTCCCGAGCGCATCGTCGCTCTCGCACCCGACGAGCGACTGACCCTCGCGCAGCTGTCGGGCGCGACGCTCGAGCCCGTCGCCGTCCGCCTGCGCCGCGCCGCGGAGACCGGCCGGATCGACGTCACCGACCCGATCCTCCGCCGCTGGATGTCCTCCCGCCGCGACGCGCTGCTCACCGCCGACAGCGACCACGGCGAGCTGGCCCTGATCGCCCGCCTGCTCAGCGACGCGCTCGACGCCGCGGCCGCGTAGGAGCGGCTAGGTCCAGCGCAGCGTCTCGGGCGCGTCGCGCATCCGCAGCAGCTTCGCCGGCGCGCCCGCGACGACGGCGTTCGCCGGGACGTCCTTCGTGATCACCGAGTTCGTCCCGATCACGCAGTTGTCGCCGACCGTCGCGCCGCGCAGGAAGCACGCGCCGTAGCCGACCCAGACGTTGTGCCCGACACGCACGTCGCGCTTGTAGATCCCCTGCGCCCGGATCGGACGGTCGACCTCGACGACGCCGTGGTCGAAGTCGATCAACATCACGCGGTCGGCGAGGATGCACTCGCGCCCGATCGACACGTGCTGGAACGCCGAGATCGTGCACTCCTGGCCCATCACGGTCTTCGCGCCGATCGCGCACTCGCCCTCGTGCACGCGGATCTTGCACCCGTGCCCGATCCACGACCAGCGGCCGAGCTGCAGGCGCGCACCGCGCCCGACCTCCAGCTTCGTCCCCGCCCCGATGAACGCGGGGCCGTCGAGGACGAGCCGCCGCCCGAGGCGCAGCTTCCAGTACGCGAGCCGGACCATCAGCCGCGCGTACTTCCAGTTCAACATGCCGTTGCGCCTGGCGAAGCGCAGCATCACGAGCGGCCCGCCGGAGCGCGGCGACGGGTCGCCGCGGAGCTCGAGCGGCGCGGCCGCGATCTCGGCGGGCGGGGACAGCACCGGCTCCATCGCCGGAGAGGCTAGACGCTCCGTCGCTCCTACG
The sequence above is a segment of the Conexibacter woesei Iso977N genome. Coding sequences within it:
- a CDS encoding class I SAM-dependent methyltransferase, coding for MPDVEEPKLYLQQNQPEGVPPLALTGERTLPDVPEENYWYRRHLVVYEWIRERVGGLKVIDMACGEGYGSMVLGGSAREVVGVDANPEAHEHAKARYTTNNVRFARDLVETFDEPADAVVFLQTIEHVQNPDEILERFKTLVGASPSPVVIVSTPNLLTLAPEGAEKSENPWHVKEYRPEEFLKLCRDHFGTVELYGLFHARRLKVHELAIKRLGWDSIHRALRITKPFYDRFTPAIAASDFVLSADRSLDGALDFVAVCRP
- a CDS encoding 1,4-alpha-glucan branching protein domain-containing protein; the protein is MSEGRLAIVLHSHMPYVEGFGTWPFGEEWLFEAAATVYAPLLKVLDGPGGERVTLSVTPVLADQLGAVGVHERLLSFLRDLRVTTHALDAEGCRTTGEPALGDEVERAGQDYADAADALEALGDGGLARALLRHAAWTSSATHAVLPLVATDAGVRLQLRAGIEAHRARRGDLGWGGGFWLPECAHAPWLHPLLEEAGVHATCVDLTDVLPGHRTPLATSDGPLLVPLDRATIELVWSPGGYPAAAAYRDSHRRTTHHHNPWANDGAVYDRDRAREQAAADARDFVQRVQQRTDDGSLSVCALDTELLGHHWYEGLDWLSAVLQESERAGLEILPLDAAAHAVAPAKAPDDLPPTSWGEPRTLWTWDGPQVADLAFSTRDAELRTLTAALAGTVDHRAVRELLALQSSDWAFLATRDISGPYPLERATAHLAALDAALASPGSTEPELRALAPFADPAMLLVP
- a CDS encoding acyltransferase; the encoded protein is MEPVLSPPAEIAAAPLELRGDPSPRSGGPLVMLRFARRNGMLNWKYARLMVRLAYWKLRLGRRLVLDGPAFIGAGTKLEVGRGARLQLGRWSWIGHGCKIRVHEGECAIGAKTVMGQECTISAFQHVSIGRECILADRVMLIDFDHGVVEVDRPIRAQGIYKRDVRVGHNVWVGYGACFLRGATVGDNCVIGTNSVITKDVPANAVVAGAPAKLLRMRDAPETLRWT